Proteins encoded by one window of Cylindrospermum stagnale PCC 7417:
- a CDS encoding response regulator transcription factor: MTHILLVEDEVKLARFVELELNYEGYQVSVAYDGLTALTAARELRPDLVILDWMLPGVSGLEICRRLRSTGDKVPIILLTAKDEVGDRVAGLDAGADDYVVKPFSVEELLARVRAHLRRTKETDTADTLEFADLSLNRRTREVHRGQRLIELTAKEFDLLDYLLAHPRQVITRDRILEEVWGYDFMGDSNIIEVYIRYLRLKLEANDEKRLLQTVRGVGYVLRDYA; the protein is encoded by the coding sequence ATGACGCACATCTTACTGGTTGAAGATGAAGTCAAATTGGCTCGATTTGTAGAATTGGAACTGAATTATGAAGGCTATCAAGTCAGCGTCGCCTACGATGGATTAACCGCACTTACCGCAGCGCGAGAGTTGCGTCCGGATTTAGTCATTTTAGACTGGATGCTGCCTGGTGTATCGGGGTTGGAAATATGCCGCCGCTTACGAAGTACGGGTGATAAAGTACCGATAATTTTATTAACCGCCAAAGATGAAGTAGGCGATCGCGTTGCAGGCTTAGATGCTGGTGCTGATGATTATGTAGTTAAACCCTTCAGTGTTGAAGAACTATTAGCCAGAGTCCGGGCCCACCTGCGAAGAACCAAAGAAACCGATACCGCAGATACCTTAGAGTTTGCCGACCTAAGTTTAAATCGTCGGACGCGAGAAGTACACCGAGGTCAGCGCTTAATTGAGTTAACCGCCAAGGAATTTGACTTACTGGACTATTTACTAGCCCATCCGCGACAGGTAATTACGCGCGATCGCATTTTGGAAGAAGTCTGGGGTTACGACTTCATGGGCGATTCCAACATTATTGAAGTTTACATTCGCTACTTGCGCCTGAAACTTGAAGCTAATGACGAAAAGCGCCTCCTGCAAACAGTGCGCGGTGTCGGCTACGTCTTGCGCGATTATGCGTAA
- a CDS encoding GNAT family N-acetyltransferase → MEAIAFSLPSGCILRRATSADIWSIRRLVFSAKLDPTQLRWQQFWVIECNGDLFACGQLRNFSDTQELGSLVVAPPWRSRGLGSFLTQHLINTATQPLYLECLGERLAAFYSRFGFVETSFTDLPSSLKGKFGVSKLAKRLFRVPVVFMQYVRSPK, encoded by the coding sequence ATGGAAGCGATCGCTTTTTCTTTACCATCTGGCTGCATCCTCCGCAGGGCTACATCTGCTGATATATGGTCGATTCGGCGGTTGGTGTTCTCAGCAAAACTCGACCCTACCCAATTACGTTGGCAGCAATTTTGGGTGATTGAATGCAACGGGGATTTATTCGCTTGTGGACAGTTACGTAACTTCTCAGATACACAAGAACTTGGTAGTTTGGTCGTTGCACCCCCTTGGAGAAGTCGCGGTTTGGGCAGTTTTCTCACCCAGCATCTGATTAATACAGCGACGCAACCCTTGTATCTGGAATGTCTAGGTGAGAGACTGGCGGCGTTTTACAGTCGTTTTGGGTTTGTGGAAACTTCTTTTACAGACTTACCGTCATCGCTTAAAGGTAAGTTTGGTGTATCAAAATTAGCTAAAAGGTTGTTCAGAGTGCCTGTGGTATTTATGCAGTATGTGCGATCGCCTAAATAA
- a CDS encoding PAP/fibrillin family protein, which yields MNNQLVKEKLQATLKKIQTNSDGSPVTNLKLDKTLAVEIEQLTTELENLNPHPQPLLHATALLEGAWQLQYSTAREIRSLDSLPLGLRVGKVYQVINIADKLFFNLAQVTHPLGLVSGYVKVTASFEAAINHISGLADKRINVDFDKRYLAIEKILGIDTPKLNPFKVVAANNPQGRVATLDITYLDETLRIGRGGDESLFILNKTSDLPAFFG from the coding sequence ATGAATAATCAACTTGTGAAGGAAAAATTACAAGCGACACTTAAGAAGATTCAAACTAACAGTGATGGTTCTCCTGTTACTAATTTGAAGCTAGATAAAACTTTAGCCGTAGAAATTGAACAATTGACAACGGAACTAGAAAATCTCAATCCTCATCCTCAACCACTCCTCCATGCTACTGCTTTGTTAGAGGGGGCTTGGCAACTGCAATATTCCACAGCCAGAGAAATCCGTTCTTTAGATTCTCTGCCATTGGGTTTACGGGTGGGTAAGGTTTATCAAGTGATTAATATTGCAGACAAACTGTTTTTTAATTTAGCTCAAGTTACCCATCCTCTAGGGCTGGTATCGGGATATGTTAAGGTAACAGCTAGCTTTGAGGCTGCGATAAATCATATATCAGGTTTAGCGGATAAACGGATTAATGTAGATTTTGATAAGCGTTATTTAGCAATTGAAAAGATTCTCGGTATTGATACGCCTAAACTAAATCCATTTAAAGTTGTAGCGGCTAATAATCCTCAAGGTAGAGTTGCTACTCTCGATATTACTTATTTAGATGAAACCTTACGAATTGGGCGTGGTGGAGATGAAAGTTTATTTATTCTGAATAAAACCAGTGATTTACCTGCTTTTTTTGGGTGA
- a CDS encoding pentapeptide repeat-containing protein, translated as MNKFCFQRRGTQRLNAEVRKFSLGSFALSLAICCVLLFSLPVAAQPERTPLTLELLQERLHTPIVREGNLTVDLRQMVIDLRPENASFRDTFYQLLRKELQKTGAKPLGLDLSNSLIQGDFVGSDLGLKTPLYAQEIAPIFTATEQEQLERLRLVCLQSLAIAFPNSKDCRSLLEPESTTSSQLTVFRGSLTLVQTRFNGEVQFPNTFFLQSVDAHGATFLQPTNWTETRFSRSVSFTSATFRQQSQFQGSIFFYKANFKEVTFQETVDFKGSIFTNTANFNQAKFKQLAKFSHGLWQGNADFSDVVFANQVQFTKANFNQFLFFTEATFEQAVSFRETQFDQAINLQGASILNQADFSDARFAKTAYLNVPGLTFNSNQAKILGNPGQIGKMFCIPTLQGNQNILRNLGQNFRQQQQIADANQLEYTKQRLRLIELSRRLVVTNINSANLTSLINLGFTLTQALAIKERRQVQAFRNSSELLTLADIDLKTYTQISDRLVVSEPLSLGGWLLQALTWLALSVLLLLSGYGTDFWLVFGVGGLAIAYFGLLFWLVDRYRRLRPVPIIPTYYETISILASFSCLSFFSLLAIFRHAEQPWLTLGCLLIIIFPIPITLLCRLYQQGRYHDLMNVSYFTEDGTLRQLRLLIGRLPVIPRNPTFRERYMSLLWNRRWNWLNYYDFSLNNLVRLGFNDIRLRDEHLPGIIAALAWYQWSLGLLYITLVLWTLSRTIPGLNLLIYLK; from the coding sequence TTGAACAAATTTTGTTTTCAACGCAGAGGAACGCAGCGGTTAAACGCAGAGGTACGCAAATTTTCTCTGGGTTCCTTTGCGCTTTCCTTAGCTATCTGCTGCGTTTTACTGTTTTCCCTCCCAGTAGCGGCACAACCAGAACGCACACCCTTAACTCTGGAACTGTTACAAGAAAGGCTACATACACCCATAGTCAGAGAAGGTAATTTGACCGTAGATTTACGGCAAATGGTGATAGATTTACGACCTGAAAATGCCAGCTTTCGCGATACTTTTTATCAACTGCTGCGAAAAGAATTGCAAAAGACTGGTGCAAAACCGTTGGGCTTAGACTTGAGTAATTCTTTGATTCAGGGAGATTTTGTGGGTAGCGATTTGGGTTTGAAAACACCTCTATATGCCCAAGAAATAGCCCCAATTTTTACCGCCACTGAACAGGAACAATTAGAACGCCTGCGCTTGGTTTGTTTGCAATCATTAGCGATCGCATTTCCCAACTCCAAAGACTGTAGATCGCTTTTAGAACCTGAGTCAACTACCTCCAGTCAACTCACCGTCTTCCGTGGGTCCTTAACACTGGTACAAACCCGCTTCAATGGGGAAGTGCAGTTCCCCAATACATTCTTTCTTCAGTCTGTGGATGCCCATGGTGCAACCTTTCTGCAACCCACTAACTGGACAGAAACCAGATTCAGCCGTTCCGTCAGTTTCACATCTGCCACTTTCAGGCAACAGAGCCAGTTTCAGGGCAGTATTTTTTTTTACAAAGCTAATTTTAAGGAAGTTACATTCCAAGAAACTGTTGATTTTAAAGGTAGTATCTTTACCAATACTGCCAATTTTAACCAAGCGAAATTTAAGCAATTGGCTAAATTTAGTCATGGGCTGTGGCAAGGAAACGCTGATTTTTCTGATGTAGTTTTTGCCAATCAAGTACAATTTACAAAAGCGAATTTTAATCAGTTTCTCTTTTTCACGGAAGCGACTTTTGAGCAAGCCGTGAGTTTTCGAGAAACCCAATTTGATCAAGCTATAAATTTGCAGGGTGCTAGCATTCTCAATCAAGCAGATTTTAGTGATGCTAGGTTTGCCAAAACTGCTTATTTAAATGTACCTGGTCTAACTTTTAACTCCAACCAAGCGAAAATTTTGGGTAATCCTGGTCAGATTGGCAAGATGTTTTGCATACCCACTTTGCAAGGTAATCAAAACATTTTGCGGAATTTGGGGCAAAATTTCCGTCAGCAGCAACAAATTGCCGATGCCAATCAGTTGGAGTATACAAAACAGCGATTAAGATTAATAGAATTAAGCCGCCGTTTAGTAGTGACTAATATTAATAGTGCAAACCTTACTAGTTTGATTAATTTAGGTTTTACTCTCACTCAGGCGTTAGCTATAAAAGAGCGGCGTCAAGTACAAGCGTTTCGCAACAGCAGCGAGTTATTGACTTTAGCAGACATCGATTTAAAAACGTACACCCAAATTAGCGATCGCCTAGTTGTGAGTGAACCTCTTTCACTTGGTGGGTGGTTACTGCAAGCTTTGACTTGGTTAGCTTTGAGTGTCCTGCTGCTGTTGAGTGGCTATGGTACGGACTTTTGGTTAGTTTTTGGGGTGGGGGGATTAGCGATCGCCTATTTCGGCTTGCTATTTTGGCTAGTTGACCGCTACCGTCGTTTGCGTCCTGTACCTATTATTCCCACATATTACGAAACTATTTCCATCTTGGCTAGTTTTAGCTGTTTATCATTCTTTAGCTTATTAGCCATTTTTCGTCATGCTGAACAGCCTTGGCTCACTTTAGGATGTCTGTTAATTATTATTTTTCCCATACCAATAACTTTATTATGCCGACTTTATCAACAAGGACGTTATCACGACTTAATGAATGTTTCTTACTTCACTGAAGACGGTACTCTCCGGCAGTTAAGATTACTAATTGGACGTTTGCCAGTAATCCCCAGAAATCCTACATTCCGAGAGAGATATATGTCTCTGTTGTGGAATCGCCGTTGGAACTGGCTTAACTACTACGACTTTAGCCTCAATAACCTAGTACGATTAGGATTTAACGATATCCGCCTACGGGACGAACATCTTCCTGGCATTATCGCCGCACTTGCTTGGTATCAGTGGAGTCTAGGTTTACTTTACATTACCCTAGTTTTGTGGACTCTCTCCCGCACAATTCCGGGATTAAATTTATTAATTTATCTGAAGTAA
- a CDS encoding GumC family protein, with translation MQSTDSGFHFDKYWQIIKHRWLTGLGIFIPTLLLLLLALSLKKPSYVAEGTLKLQKINSISSLTGVGTEIGKLEPLVQDNKTNPINTEAEVIRSVPIVQKTIDRLKLKNNKGKSLNIKDFLKNFTVNDIQKTDILKISYKDANPKIAAQVVNMQIEVYLEHNLISQKSEATAARQFLEKQVPNAELILRKLEAASRDFKEKNQVISLQEEATKGVEITSDLERQIRDTQSKIAGVTAQFSSIQKQLAMTPQVAVAVNSMSQSTGVQDILKEVQQLESQLAARRTFLQDSHPEIINLKQKLEALNEILEKRKIQVTGTNSKNINDELPMGMLQQQLTARLVELESTYLGLTSELSTLIKLQAIYRQRLNKLPQLEQQQRELERKLQTAQSTYSLLLQKLQESRIAENQTVGNVIKVSEAQVPEEPNSSISMFISAALLAMIATLVIVFILEAQDKTIKTVDEAKKLFELTLLGVIPSVDKLKKSIRVHEENESYSERSIVKNFPRSPISEAYRMLRANLKFMSADKELKVIVVTSSVPREGKTTVATNLAVAIAQMECKVLLIDGDLHRPVQHKIWDLTNSQGLTNLIVGQTEIKTAIKKVMDNLDVLTSGVVPPSPGSLLDSKRMASLIEIFSANYDFVIIDAPSLNVAADAATLGQMADGVLLVVRPGVVDSVNAAFAKEVLEKSGQNVLGQVVNGVIPKNEPYSYYYFTEEDYAQEGISQAKSMKKVKSSS, from the coding sequence ATGCAATCAACAGATTCTGGTTTCCATTTTGATAAATATTGGCAAATTATCAAGCATCGTTGGTTAACTGGTTTAGGAATATTTATCCCAACTTTGCTGCTTTTGTTACTAGCTTTATCTTTAAAAAAGCCTAGCTACGTTGCGGAAGGTACCCTGAAGTTGCAAAAGATAAATAGTATTTCTTCCCTAACAGGAGTAGGAACAGAAATAGGTAAATTAGAACCACTGGTACAAGACAACAAAACTAATCCTATAAACACAGAGGCTGAAGTGATACGTTCTGTTCCTATTGTGCAAAAGACTATAGACAGACTCAAATTAAAAAATAACAAAGGCAAATCTCTAAACATAAAAGATTTTCTGAAAAATTTTACAGTTAATGATATTCAGAAAACTGATATTCTGAAAATCTCATATAAAGATGCTAATCCTAAAATAGCAGCTCAAGTTGTTAATATGCAGATAGAAGTTTATTTAGAACATAATTTAATTTCCCAGAAAAGCGAAGCAACTGCTGCACGCCAGTTTTTAGAGAAACAAGTGCCTAATGCTGAATTGATTCTTAGGAAATTAGAAGCTGCGTCACGTGACTTTAAAGAGAAGAACCAAGTTATTTCTCTACAAGAAGAAGCTACTAAGGGAGTGGAAATAACTTCAGATTTGGAAAGGCAAATCCGTGATACTCAGTCTAAAATAGCTGGAGTTACTGCTCAGTTTAGCTCCATACAAAAGCAATTAGCCATGACCCCTCAGGTAGCGGTGGCTGTAAATTCCATGAGCCAGTCTACTGGGGTACAAGACATCCTGAAAGAAGTCCAACAGCTAGAATCTCAACTTGCAGCTAGGCGGACATTTCTCCAAGATTCCCATCCCGAAATAATTAACTTAAAACAGAAGTTAGAAGCTTTAAACGAGATACTAGAAAAACGAAAAATACAAGTTACCGGGACGAATTCAAAAAATATAAATGACGAATTGCCAATGGGCATGCTGCAACAGCAACTTACGGCAAGGCTTGTAGAACTAGAGTCGACTTATCTGGGTCTAACTAGTGAATTATCTACCTTAATTAAGTTACAAGCTATCTACAGACAACGCCTCAATAAGCTCCCCCAATTAGAGCAACAACAACGTGAGTTAGAACGCAAACTACAAACAGCCCAATCTACTTATTCACTTTTACTCCAAAAGCTACAAGAAAGCCGAATAGCAGAAAATCAGACTGTAGGTAACGTTATCAAGGTATCTGAAGCGCAAGTTCCTGAAGAGCCAAATTCTTCTATTTCTATGTTCATAAGTGCTGCTTTACTGGCTATGATAGCTACCTTGGTGATTGTCTTCATTTTGGAAGCACAGGATAAAACTATCAAGACTGTTGATGAGGCAAAAAAATTATTTGAATTGACTTTATTAGGGGTAATCCCTTCTGTGGACAAGTTGAAAAAATCTATTCGTGTACATGAAGAAAATGAGTCATATAGCGAAAGATCTATTGTGAAGAATTTTCCTCGTTCCCCGATAAGTGAAGCTTACCGGATGCTCAGGGCAAATCTGAAGTTTATGAGTGCTGATAAAGAGCTAAAAGTTATTGTTGTCACCAGTTCTGTACCCAGAGAAGGTAAGACAACAGTCGCTACTAATTTGGCTGTAGCAATAGCTCAAATGGAGTGTAAAGTCTTACTGATAGATGGAGATTTGCACCGTCCAGTTCAGCACAAAATTTGGGATCTGACTAATAGTCAAGGTCTGACTAATTTGATTGTTGGACAGACTGAAATTAAAACAGCTATCAAAAAAGTTATGGATAATTTAGATGTTCTGACTTCCGGGGTAGTACCTCCTAGTCCAGGATCTCTCCTAGACTCAAAACGAATGGCGTCGTTGATAGAAATCTTTTCTGCTAACTATGACTTCGTAATTATTGATGCTCCCTCATTAAATGTAGCTGCTGATGCTGCTACTTTAGGTCAAATGGCTGATGGTGTTTTGTTGGTAGTTCGTCCAGGAGTAGTTGATTCAGTGAATGCAGCTTTTGCTAAAGAAGTTCTGGAAAAATCTGGTCAGAATGTTTTGGGACAGGTAGTAAATGGTGTGATTCCTAAAAATGAACCCTACAGCTACTACTACTTCACCGAGGAAGACTACGCGCAAGAAGGTATTAGTCAAGCTAAATCTATGAAAAAGGTAAAATCCTCAAGTTAA
- a CDS encoding Mo-dependent nitrogenase C-terminal domain-containing protein, with the protein MLNFTQTSLHSDLLQPIRQWLESIEIHNSKFAHFLCKSIPSQCPFERDVTLFGQKLFHIPPMCKLNPLYEQVVSLRFKALCYLADECGEDVTVYC; encoded by the coding sequence ATGCTCAATTTTACTCAAACTTCTTTACATAGCGACCTGCTCCAGCCAATCCGCCAATGGTTGGAATCGATCGAAATTCATAATTCCAAGTTTGCTCATTTCTTGTGTAAATCGATCCCATCTCAATGTCCATTTGAACGAGATGTCACACTGTTTGGTCAGAAGTTATTTCACATTCCGCCGATGTGTAAATTAAATCCTCTTTATGAGCAAGTTGTGAGCCTGCGTTTCAAAGCGCTCTGTTATCTTGCTGATGAATGCGGCGAAGATGTTACAGTCTATTGCTAA
- a CDS encoding zinc-dependent alcohol dehydrogenase family protein: MKAVLMTAAGKPEVLQLQEVPKPTPGNTELLVRLVAAGINPIDTKLRSRGTFYPEQMPAVLGCDGAGIVEAVGADVQRFRSGDEVYFCYGGLGAHQGNYAEYTTVDERFVARKPASVSFAEAAAAPLVLITAWEALYERGRLEPGEKVLIHAGAGGVGHVAIQLAKLKGANVATTIGSEDKANFVKELGADETIFYKQTDFVQAVLNWTNGEGVDLAFDTVGGETFHQTFPAVRVYGDIVTILEPKTNTIWKTARERNLRIGLELMLTPMLLGLTESLQHQGEILQQCATWIDEGKLKIHVSHKFPLAEAAKAHQLLETGSITGKIVLLMSDE; this comes from the coding sequence ATGAAAGCAGTCTTAATGACAGCAGCAGGGAAACCCGAAGTACTGCAACTACAAGAAGTCCCCAAACCCACACCCGGAAATACAGAACTATTAGTTCGCTTAGTAGCAGCCGGCATTAACCCCATTGATACCAAACTGCGAAGCCGCGGCACATTCTACCCCGAACAAATGCCAGCCGTTTTAGGATGTGATGGTGCTGGTATTGTCGAAGCTGTAGGGGCTGACGTTCAGCGATTCCGCTCTGGTGATGAAGTATATTTTTGCTATGGTGGTTTAGGCGCACACCAGGGAAATTATGCAGAATATACTACTGTAGACGAGCGGTTTGTCGCCCGTAAACCCGCTTCCGTCTCCTTTGCCGAAGCAGCAGCCGCCCCGCTAGTCTTAATCACTGCTTGGGAGGCTTTATACGAACGGGGACGACTAGAACCAGGGGAAAAAGTTTTGATTCATGCTGGTGCTGGTGGTGTCGGCCATGTAGCTATTCAATTGGCAAAACTTAAAGGTGCAAATGTCGCCACAACTATCGGTTCAGAAGACAAGGCAAACTTTGTTAAAGAATTAGGTGCTGACGAGACAATCTTTTACAAACAAACAGACTTTGTTCAAGCGGTATTAAATTGGACGAACGGCGAAGGCGTAGACTTAGCTTTTGATACCGTCGGCGGCGAAACCTTTCACCAAACCTTCCCCGCAGTCCGTGTATATGGCGATATTGTCACCATTTTGGAACCAAAGACCAATACAATTTGGAAAACTGCCAGAGAACGTAATCTCCGCATTGGTTTAGAATTAATGCTTACGCCAATGCTGCTAGGATTAACAGAAAGCCTTCAGCATCAAGGCGAAATCCTCCAACAATGCGCTACCTGGATAGATGAAGGTAAGTTAAAAATTCACGTTAGTCACAAATTCCCCCTCGCAGAAGCTGCAAAAGCTCACCAATTACTAGAAACTGGTTCTATCACAGGTAAAATTGTTTTGCTGATGAGTGACGAATAA
- the arsM gene encoding arsenosugar biosynthesis arsenite methyltransferase ArsM, with product MTYLETAAQFYHEVAQTPQVGLCCVQSTPLQLPGLKIPDKMQAMNYGCGTTVHPTELFNQPTVLYVGVGGGLEALQFAYFSRRVGAVIAVEPVDSMREAATRNLEIAAEENPWFDTSFVEICTGDAFNLPIGDASVDVVAQNCLFNIFEPEDLTRALKEAYRVLKPGGRLQMSDPIATRPIPAHLQQDEQLRAMCLSGALTYQEYTQRIINAGFGQVEIRARRPYRLLDTQTYKLEENLLLESLDSVSFKVAIPEDGACIFTGKTAIYAGTEPFFDDSAGHLLQRGVPAAVCDKTAAKLANFNPAEIMITDSTWHYDGGGCC from the coding sequence ATGACTTATCTAGAAACAGCGGCGCAGTTTTACCACGAAGTTGCTCAAACACCACAAGTAGGACTTTGTTGTGTCCAAAGTACACCCCTGCAATTACCAGGGCTGAAAATTCCTGACAAGATGCAAGCAATGAACTATGGTTGTGGCACCACAGTACACCCCACCGAACTCTTCAACCAACCCACCGTCCTCTATGTCGGCGTTGGTGGTGGCTTAGAAGCATTGCAATTCGCTTACTTTTCCCGCCGTGTAGGTGCTGTAATTGCTGTTGAGCCAGTTGATTCCATGCGGGAAGCCGCCACCCGTAACCTAGAAATAGCTGCTGAAGAAAATCCCTGGTTTGATACCAGCTTTGTCGAAATTTGCACCGGGGATGCCTTTAACTTACCCATTGGTGATGCTTCTGTCGATGTAGTGGCGCAAAATTGCCTCTTCAATATATTTGAACCAGAAGATTTAACCCGTGCTTTAAAAGAAGCATATCGAGTATTAAAACCAGGTGGTCGCTTGCAGATGAGTGACCCAATTGCTACACGTCCCATTCCTGCACATTTACAACAAGATGAACAGCTACGCGCCATGTGTTTATCAGGCGCACTCACATATCAAGAGTACACTCAACGCATCATTAATGCTGGCTTTGGTCAAGTTGAAATTCGCGCCCGTCGCCCTTATCGTCTGCTAGATACCCAGACTTATAAACTAGAAGAAAATTTACTTTTAGAAAGTCTCGATTCTGTCTCCTTCAAAGTTGCGATTCCCGAAGACGGTGCTTGTATTTTCACCGGCAAAACGGCAATTTATGCTGGTACAGAACCATTTTTTGACGACTCAGCCGGACATTTGCTGCAACGTGGTGTTCCCGCTGCTGTCTGTGATAAAACCGCTGCAAAACTTGCGAATTTTAATCCAGCAGAAATCATGATTACAGATTCCACCTGGCATTATGACGGCGGTGGGTGTTGTTAA
- the arsS gene encoding arsenosugar biosynthesis radical SAM (seleno)protein ArsS (Some members of this family are selenoproteins.) — MIQTAITPFIHKLNSPLTKRGITVLQINLGKRCNLACTHCHVEAGPKRTEELSPEICQQLISLIHKFPEIQIVDLTGGAPEMNYGFELLVAAARETGKQVIVRSNLTIYFVDGFGDLPEYFAKNQIRVVASLPCYLADNVDKMRGTGVFDDSIKALQWLNRLGYGKEPNLIVDLVYNPQLPSGEKFSLAPEQTNLERDYKMFLKEHFDIVFNNLFTITNLPVGRTKLHLERKKLYASYLQFLELQFNADTIEHLMCRDELSIDYLGNVFDCDFNQMMNLPAKTGNGETLTVAKLLEAGSLDLIKEVQTAAYCYGCTAGCGSSCGGALV; from the coding sequence ATGATTCAAACAGCAATCACACCTTTCATCCACAAACTAAATTCCCCTTTAACAAAAAGAGGAATCACAGTTTTACAAATTAATCTCGGTAAGCGATGTAACCTAGCCTGTACACATTGCCACGTCGAAGCTGGACCAAAACGGACTGAAGAGCTTTCCCCAGAAATTTGCCAACAACTAATTTCCTTAATTCACAAATTCCCAGAAATTCAAATTGTAGATTTAACCGGCGGCGCACCAGAAATGAATTATGGATTTGAGCTATTGGTAGCAGCAGCTAGGGAAACTGGTAAACAGGTAATTGTTCGGTCTAATTTGACCATTTATTTTGTCGATGGATTTGGTGATTTACCAGAATATTTTGCTAAAAACCAAATTAGAGTTGTGGCTTCTCTGCCCTGCTATTTAGCAGATAATGTCGATAAAATGAGGGGTACAGGTGTTTTTGATGATTCAATTAAAGCTTTGCAGTGGCTTAACCGACTCGGTTATGGCAAAGAGCCGAATTTAATTGTGGATTTAGTTTATAATCCCCAATTACCCAGCGGTGAAAAATTTTCCTTAGCGCCTGAACAGACTAATCTAGAACGAGATTATAAAATGTTTTTAAAAGAACATTTTGATATTGTATTTAACAACCTCTTCACCATCACTAATTTACCCGTTGGTAGAACTAAATTACATTTAGAGCGTAAAAAACTGTACGCCAGCTACTTGCAGTTTTTAGAGTTGCAATTCAATGCCGATACAATTGAGCATTTAATGTGCCGTGACGAACTTTCTATTGATTATCTGGGCAATGTTTTTGATTGCGACTTTAACCAGATGATGAATTTGCCTGCCAAAACTGGTAATGGTGAAACTCTAACAGTTGCCAAATTGTTAGAAGCTGGCAGTTTAGACTTGATTAAGGAAGTGCAAACCGCTGCCTATTGCTACGGTTGTACTGCTGGGTGTGGTTCTAGTTGTGGTGGTGCTTTGGTGTAA
- a CDS encoding DegT/DnrJ/EryC1/StrS family aminotransferase, whose translation MFKPILLSTPHIGDRELEFVKEAFDTNWIAPVGPHVDAFEQEFCQVTGAGYAAAVSSGTAALHLALRLVGVEPGDEVFCSTLTFVATANPITYLGATPVFIDCDRTSWNMNPELLRLALENRARIGKLPKAVVLVHLYGQSADIEPILKVCNQYDLPLIEDAAEALGATYKGHSPGTFGRIGIYSFNGNKIITTSGGGMLVADDPQLVAKARFLATQARDLAPHYQHSEIGYNYRLSNVLAGIGRGQLRVLNERVTARRRNFEIYQRALGNLPGIEFMPEASFGRATRWLTCLTIDPEAFGANREQVRLALAEQQIETRPVWKPLHLQPVFAECDCIGGAVAEDLFTHGLCLPSGSNLADEDLERVISAIVHIATTDGKKERLPCLSGIKQLP comes from the coding sequence ATGTTTAAACCAATTTTGCTCTCGACTCCACATATAGGCGATCGCGAATTAGAATTTGTCAAAGAAGCATTTGACACTAACTGGATCGCTCCTGTGGGCCCCCATGTCGATGCTTTTGAGCAAGAATTTTGTCAAGTAACTGGGGCTGGTTATGCTGCGGCTGTAAGTTCTGGCACAGCAGCGCTGCATTTGGCCTTGCGATTAGTTGGGGTTGAGCCTGGGGATGAGGTTTTTTGCTCTACCTTGACCTTTGTGGCTACCGCCAATCCCATTACTTATCTAGGAGCGACACCAGTATTTATTGATTGCGATCGCACTTCTTGGAACATGAATCCTGAACTGTTGCGGTTAGCGCTAGAGAACCGGGCCCGGATTGGCAAATTGCCTAAAGCGGTTGTGCTTGTGCATCTATATGGTCAAAGTGCAGATATCGAGCCAATTCTCAAAGTTTGCAATCAATATGATCTTCCCTTAATTGAAGATGCTGCTGAAGCTTTAGGCGCTACCTATAAAGGGCATTCTCCGGGAACTTTTGGGCGCATTGGCATTTATTCCTTCAATGGCAATAAAATTATTACTACCTCTGGCGGGGGGATGTTGGTCGCCGACGATCCACAATTAGTCGCAAAAGCACGTTTCTTGGCAACCCAGGCACGTGATTTGGCTCCTCATTACCAACACTCAGAAATTGGCTATAATTATCGTCTCAGTAACGTTTTAGCCGGCATTGGTCGCGGTCAGTTGCGTGTTTTGAATGAGCGAGTAACAGCTAGAAGACGCAACTTTGAGATTTATCAACGAGCTTTGGGAAATCTGCCAGGAATAGAATTTATGCCCGAAGCTAGCTTTGGGCGTGCTACTCGCTGGTTAACCTGCTTAACAATTGATCCTGAGGCTTTTGGTGCAAATCGCGAACAAGTCCGCCTTGCACTTGCCGAACAGCAAATTGAAACTCGTCCTGTGTGGAAGCCTTTGCACCTCCAGCCTGTGTTTGCTGAATGTGATTGTATTGGCGGTGCAGTAGCAGAAGATTTATTTACACACGGTCTTTGCTTACCTTCTGGTTCTAATCTGGCAGACGAAGACTTAGAACGGGTGATTAGTGCGATCGTCCATATAGCCACAACAGACGGGAAAAAGGAACGTTTACCCTGTCTCTCTGGAATAAAACAATTGCCCTGA